The following proteins are encoded in a genomic region of Salminus brasiliensis chromosome 17, fSalBra1.hap2, whole genome shotgun sequence:
- the mef2b gene encoding myocyte-specific enhancer factor 2B codes for MGRKKIQISRILDQRNRQVTFTKRKFGLMKKAYELSVLCDCEIALIIFNSTNRLFQYASTDMDKVLLKYTEYSEPHESRTNTDILEILNKRSAVKTLLLSERECARVRWRGGRSEKENFTHILFSLPVCLRAAEGIGYSMFSHGNLSKALEMKTPPPLSLAGEGRRLDTQAGLGGARSNLTNARALYQSMHPGGHMVTMGKAGLLGHSLGSYGNPEYCHPGYTMGFQRGSVNTWQPHTHQEPQQSGMSSGAGCSYPSQSSSPSSPPHSSLNLSIKSERPSPEHIRSPATPPGHQIPQHSPMGDRDPREPYSAMGREDFQKGSYPAQPGTARGSAEERRLDMSDAWQR; via the exons ATGGGGCGAAAGAAAATACAAATCTCCCGTATTCTGGACCAGCGGAACCGCCAG GTGACGTTCACCAAGCGCAAGTTCGGCCTGATGAAGAAAGCCTACGAGCTGAGTGTGCTGTGCGACTGTGAGATCGCTCTGATCATCTTCAACAGCACCAACCGTCTGTTCCAGTACGCCAGCACCGACATGGACAAAGTGCTGCTCAAATACACGGAGTACAGCGAGCCTCACGAGAGCCGCACCAACACTGACATACTGGAG ATACTGAACAAAAGGtcagctgtgaaaacacttcTCCTTTCAGAGCGCGAGTGTGCGAGAGTGAGATGGAGGGGGGGTAGGAGTGAAAAAGAGAATTTCACCCACATCTTGTTTTCACTTCCCGTATGTCTGCGTGCGGCCGAAGGCATTGGCTACTCGATGTTCTCCCACGGCAACCTGAGCAAAGCCCTGGAGATGAAGACCCCGCCTCCTCTGAGCCTGGCCGGCGAAGGGCGGCGGCTCGACACCCAGGCCGGACTGGGCGGAGCCAGAAGCAATCTGACCAATGCT AGGGCGCTGTATCAGAGTATGCATCCTGGAGGCCACATGGTGACCATGGGGAAGGCCGGCCTACTGGGACACAGCCTTGGGAGCTACGGGAACCCAG AGTACTGCCACCCTGGATACACGATGGGTTTTCAGCGCGGCTCAGTGAACACCTGGcagcctcacacacaccagGAGCCGCAGCAGTCAGG GATGTCATCGGGAGCAGGATGCTCTTATCCCTCCCAaagctcctccccctcctccccacCTCACTCCTCCCTCAACCTGAGCATCAAATCGGAACGGCCGTCTCCCGAGCACATCCGCTCCCCGGCCACGCCCCCCGGCCATCAGATACCACAGCACTCGCCAATGGGGGACCGGGACCCTCGGGAACCCTACTCAGCCATGGGCAGGGAGGACTTTCAGAAAGGGAGCTACCCGGCCCAGCCCGGCACGGCCCGTGGCTCTGCGGAGGAGAGGCGGCTGGACATGAGCGATGCGTGGCAGAGATAA